The following coding sequences lie in one Chelmon rostratus isolate fCheRos1 chromosome 2, fCheRos1.pri, whole genome shotgun sequence genomic window:
- the LOC121615981 gene encoding vesicle-associated membrane protein-associated protein B/C-like, whose translation MARPEQVLLLEPQHELKFRGPFSDVVTTNLKLSNPTDRNVCFKVKTTAPRRYCVRPNSGIIDAGTSINVSVMLQPFDYDPNEKSKHKFMVQSMLAPPDMTDMEGVWKEAKPEELMDSKLRCVFEMPVENEKTHDMESNKMMSSSLLKSDSSSLPPKSMSSTLDDGEVKKIMEECKRLQMEAQRLREENKQIREDDGLRMRKSNMMSSQHSSVGMKKEEGLSARTVALIVLFFVVGVIVGKLVL comes from the exons GTCCATTCTCAGACGTGGTCACCACAAATCTTAAGCTCTCCAACCCTACAGACAGGAATGTGTGTTTCAAGGTGAAGACAACAGCGCCGCGCCGGTACTGTGTGCGGCCAAACAGCGGAATCATCGATGCAGGCACCTCAATCAACGTCTCAG TTATGCTGCAGCCTTTTGACTACGATCCCAATGAGAAGAGCAAACACAAGTTCATGGTCCAGTCCATGTTAGCACCTCCTGACATGACCGACATGGAGGGAGTG TGGAAGGAGGCCAAGCCAGAAGAGCTGATGGACTCCAAGCTGCGGTGTGTTTTTGAGATGCCAGTAGAGAACGAAAAAACG CATGACATGGAGTCCAACAAGATGATGTCGTCCAGCCTGCTGAAGTCAGATTCCTCCTCGCTGCCTCCAAAGTCCATGAGCTCCACCCTTGATGACGGGGAGGTAAAGAAGATCATGGAGGAGTGTAAGAGGCTGCAGATGGAGGCTCAGAGGCTAcgggaagaaaacaaacagatcagG GAGGACGACGGTCTGCGGATGAGGAAGAGTAACATGATGTCATCTCAGCACTCCTCAGTTGGcatgaagaaagaggaggggtTGAGCGCCCGCACGGTGGCCCTCATCGTGCTCTTCTTCGTGGTGGGCGTCATCGTGGGCAAGTTGGTCTTGTAG